A single Paraburkholderia sp. FT54 DNA region contains:
- a CDS encoding glycosyltransferase family 4 protein, whose translation MRILQLVHAPRLSGAEVLVKGLAIYHQRGGHEVCMTSLLPQQDDFAAIRAELEAAGVTCLFPEVRYGRVGKLLHLYRVVRRFRPDFIVAHATLAALYVRLLPVHTPIAWVMHSGVNDFENGALKRAERLLSRRARAIIGVSQQNIDDYLREIGRHPSMVVIPNGVDAQLFSQANDAVAPDIDVHPKQIVQLGRYIEGKSQLDTIRAFERVLQSEPEARLLFCGVVEDLDYHRAVLSLVRQLGLESRVTVGGPRSDVAAILRASRVFAMPSRFEAQSIGFLEALASGIPVVASRIPSFGFASTFAGVNLVDTTDPEAYGRALLNALDTPRANRQLAGYTLHDTADRYMTIARKFVHPLQVSA comes from the coding sequence GTGAGGATTCTTCAACTGGTTCATGCACCGCGCTTGTCCGGGGCAGAAGTACTCGTAAAAGGTTTGGCCATTTATCATCAGCGCGGTGGCCATGAAGTCTGCATGACATCGCTGCTCCCACAGCAGGACGACTTCGCCGCCATTCGCGCCGAACTTGAGGCCGCGGGCGTCACGTGTCTGTTTCCCGAGGTTCGCTACGGCAGGGTGGGAAAGCTGTTGCATCTGTATCGCGTGGTGCGACGATTCCGGCCCGACTTCATCGTGGCTCACGCCACGCTTGCCGCGCTGTATGTGCGCCTTCTGCCGGTTCATACGCCGATTGCGTGGGTCATGCATTCGGGCGTCAACGACTTCGAGAACGGTGCGCTCAAGCGCGCCGAGCGCCTGCTCTCGCGCAGAGCGCGAGCGATCATCGGCGTGTCGCAGCAAAATATCGACGACTACCTTCGGGAGATTGGCCGGCATCCGTCCATGGTCGTGATTCCGAATGGCGTGGACGCGCAATTGTTCTCGCAAGCCAACGACGCCGTTGCGCCGGATATCGACGTGCACCCGAAGCAGATCGTCCAGCTCGGCCGCTATATCGAAGGCAAGAGCCAACTGGACACGATCCGCGCGTTCGAGCGCGTGCTGCAATCGGAGCCGGAGGCGCGTCTGCTGTTCTGCGGTGTTGTCGAAGATCTCGACTATCACAGGGCGGTGCTGTCGCTCGTTCGTCAACTCGGCCTGGAAAGCAGGGTGACGGTGGGCGGACCGCGTTCCGACGTTGCCGCGATCCTGCGCGCTTCGCGTGTTTTCGCGATGCCGTCGCGTTTCGAAGCGCAGAGCATTGGTTTTCTCGAGGCGCTTGCGTCGGGTATTCCAGTCGTGGCGAGCCGAATTCCCTCGTTCGGCTTTGCGAGTACCTTTGCCGGCGTCAACCTGGTCGATACGACTGACCCGGAAGCCTACGGCCGCGCGCTGCTGAACGCGCTCGACACGCCGCGTGCGAACCGGCAACTGGCCGGCTACACGCTGCACGACACCGCGGATCGTTATATGACGATCGCGCGCAAGTTCGTTCACCCGCTACAGGTTTCGGCCTGA